A genome region from Urocitellus parryii isolate mUroPar1 chromosome X, mUroPar1.hap1, whole genome shotgun sequence includes the following:
- the Vgll1 gene encoding transcription cofactor vestigial-like protein 1, with protein sequence MAEMNKTDIQQPKDRQKPIKTEWNSQCVIFTYFQGDINSVVDEHFSRALSNIKRPQGLNSSSQSEDVILRNDSDMPPNQWRFSSPWTKSQLEMSRANSANNSSLNMSGPLAVNQYPLSLPETHSVQPRDLWHFPSLASPRSLEPGYSHVFPDGHLVPEPRPDGKCEPLLGLLQQDRCLNCPQKFATREDRNPVQIAGSTGLLFNLPPRSVHCKKIYVSPSHGPASPNLANERSQSPERRKDLYYY encoded by the exons ATGGCAGAAATGAACAAGACCGACATCCAACAGCCCAAAGATCGTCAGAAGCCCATAAAGACGGAATGGAATTCCCAGTGTGTCATTTTCACTTATTTCCAAGGAGACATCAACAGTGTCGTAGATGAGCACTTCTCAAGAGCTCTGAGCAATATCAAGAGGCCCCAAGGATTGAACTCCTCAAGCCAGAGTGAAGATGTGATCCtgaggaatg ATAGTGACATGCCTCCAAATCAGTGGCGTTTCTCTTCTCCTTGGACAAAGTCACAGCTGGAAATGTCGCGTGCAAATAGTGCCAACAACAGCAGCTTGAATATGTCTGGTCCCTTGGCTGTGAATCAGTATCCACTGTCTCTGCCTGAGACCCACTCTGTTCAGCCTCGGGATCTGTGGCATTTCCCCTCCCTAGCCAGCCCCAGGTCCCTGGAGCCTGGCTACTCTCATGTCTTTCCGGATGGGCACCTGGTTCCAGAGCCCCGGCCTGATGGGAAATGTGAGCCTCTCCTAGGTCTCCTCCAGCAAGACAGATGTCTAAACTGTCCTCAGAAATTTGCCACGAGGGAGGATCGCAACCCTGTCCAGATAGCCGGAAGCACAGGATTGCTTTTCAACCTACCGCCCAGATCAGTCCACT gtaagaAAATATATGTCTCCCCAAGTCATGGACCTGCCAGTCCCAACCTTGCAAATGAAA GAAGCCAATctccagagagaagaaaagatcTGTACTATTATTAA